One Anser cygnoides isolate HZ-2024a breed goose chromosome 4, Taihu_goose_T2T_genome, whole genome shotgun sequence genomic region harbors:
- the SYNPO2 gene encoding synaptopodin-2 isoform X3, translated as MLPNCTRKMGTGDYICIAMTGGAPWGFRLQGGKEQKQPLQIAKVRSKSKAAKAGLCEGDEVVSINGKPCGDLTYAEVIVLMESLTDVLQMLIKRSSSGINEALSAERENGKHDNIKNEDYRESATLQINTAKEIPHGDLCITEIYSETHQAAGESNIHFSEMKQQTTQSHRIAPKVIGTSKVLVTDESALRGKREERRPGTMVELQLSLSNDGHKSTNAPAVTLLEAEKCAPSGRGPTVQEDGTSPVIAIPLGVKEGNIQWSSKVVQFSSGKEVKRIQGAAPSIPRVEVILDCSDREKEAPRSLAERGCVDSQVEGGQSEAPPSLLSFAISSEGTEQGEDNQHSERDHRPLKHRARHARLRRSESLSEKQVKEAKSKCKSIALLLTAAPNPNSKGVLMFKKRRQRARKYTLVSYGTGELERDEDEGEEGEGEEGDKENTFEVSLLATSESEIDEDFFSDIDNNGKIVTFDWDSSLLEVEKKTKSGDEMQTLPESTGKGALMFAKRRQRMDQITAEQEEMKARTVHAEEQREVTMSENFQKVSSSAYQTKEEEMSRQQTCVSKSYTDMSQNHGKIVQQNGFGLAPDTNLSFQSSEAQKTASLNRTAKPFPSGVQNRAAAPFSPIRNVTSPLSDIPAPPPYCSISPPPENFYRPVSAPATSKAAPIVWSLTEPTERIASRDERIAVPAKRTGILQEAKRRSTSKPMFSFKEAPKVNPNPALLSLVHNTEGKKGTGAGFESGPEEDYLSLGAEACNFMQSQASKQKTPPPIAPKPSVKVSPTAGTPVSPVWSPPAAAANKAPSFPAPASPQAAYPAPLKSPQYPHSPSANPPNTLNLSGPFKGPQATLASPNHTPKTPVTPSAGETKTPFEMPPAMSGKGAQLFARRHSRMEKYVVDSETVQANMARASSPTPSLPASWKYSSNVRAPPPVAYNPIHSPSYPLAATKPSSKSAAATKNTKRKPKKGLNALDVMKHQPYQLDASLFTFQPPSTKESLAVKQTSKLPTSKQALSLRPPGAGSPTNARASSVYSVPAYSTQPSYQSNASTPVNESYSPTGYSAFSKPETTTSPLFTAPRPKFSAKKVGVTAQDPYPDFLAFRTQNKWL; from the exons GTTcgcagcaaaagcaaagcagcaaaggCTGGCCTGTGTGAGGGGGATGAGGTGGTGTCTATCAATGGCAAACCCTGTGGAGACTTAACCTATGCTGAAGTTATCGTTCTGATGGAAAGCTTGACTGACGTCCTGCAGATGCTTATCAAGAG ATCCTCCAGTGGAATAAATGAAGCTTTGAgtgctgaaagagaaaatggaaagcatgATAACATAAAAAATGAGGACTATAGGGAGAGCGCTACACTACAGATTAATACAGCCAAAGAGATACCCCATGGAGACTTATGCATCACAGAGATATACAGTGAGACTcaccaggcagcaggagaaagcaACATAcacttttctgaaatgaaacaacagACCACACAAAGCCACAGAATTGCTCCTAAAGTGATAGGCACCTCCAAAGTGCTTGTGACAGATGAGTCTGCTCtcagagggaagagagaagaaagaaggcCAGGCACTATGGTTGAGTTGCAGTTGTCCCTCTCAAATGACGGTCACAAGAGCACCAATGCTCCTGCTGTGACTCTCCTAGAGGCAGAAAAATGCGCCCCTTCAGGGAGAGGACCCACTGTACAAGAAGATGGAACTAGCCCTGTAATTGCAATTCCCCTGGGTGTGAAAGAGGGCAACATCCAGTGGTCAAGCAAAGTAGTCCAATTTTCTAGTGGCAAAGAGGTCAAGAGGATCCAAGGTGCAGCTCCATCTATCCCCAGGGTGGAGGTGATCCTAGACTGTTCAGACAGGGAGAAGGAAGCACCCAGGTCTCTAGCTGAAAGGGGGTGTGTTGATTCTCAAGTGGAAGGAGGGCAGTCAGAAgcacctccttccctcctctcctttgcAATCTCATCAGAaggcacagagcagggagaagacAACCAGCACTCGGAAAGGGATCACAGACCTCTCAAGCACAGGGCAAGGCACGCAA GACTCCGGCGAAGTGAGAGCCTGTCAGAGAAGCAGGTCAAAGAAGCCAAATCTAAATGTAAAAGTATTGCattgctgctgacagcagctccCAATCCCAATTCCAAGGGGGTGTTGATGTTCAAGAAGCGTCGTCAAAGGGCAAGGAAATATACTTTAGTGAGCTACGGTACTGGGGAGCTAGAACGTGACGAAGACGAGGGTGAAGAAGGTGAAGGTGAAGAGGGGgacaaagaaaacacttttgaaGTGAGTTTGCTTGCAACGAGTGAGTCAGAAATAGATGAAGATTTCTTTTCTGACATTGACAACAACGGCAAGATTGTGACATTTGATTGGGATAGCAGTCTACTTGAGGtggaaaagaagacaaaaagtgGAGACGAGATGCAGACGCTTCCGGAAAGCACAGGTAAAGGGGCCCTCATGTTTGCCAAGAGACGGCAGAGAATGGATCAGATCACAGCTGAGCAAGAGGAGATGAAGGCACGCACAGTGCACGCAGAGGAGCAAAGGGAAGTCACCATGTCAGAGAACTTCCAGAAAGTAAGCTCTTCAGCCTACcaaacaaaagaggaagaaatgtcaaGACAGCAGACCTGCGTAAGCAAAAGTTACACAGACATGAGCCAGAATCATGGTAAAATTGTACAACAAAATGGGTTTGGCTTAGCACCAGACACAAACCTCtcttttcagtcttctgaaGCTCAAAAAACAGCATCTTTGAATAGAACAGCTAAACCCTTCCCTTCTGGGGTTCAAAACCGAGCAGCTGCACCATTTTCACCCATAAGAAATGTCACTAGTCCTCTTTCAGATATACCAGCACCCCCGCCCTACTGCTCTATTAGCCCACCGCCTGAGAATTTTTACAGACCTGTATCAGCTCCTGCAACAAGCAAAGCTGCGCCAATCGTGTGGTCACTCACAGAGCCAACCGAACGCATAGCATCCAGAGACGAAAGGATTGCCGTGCCAGCCAAAAGAACTGGGATATTGCAAGAGGCAAAGAGAAGAAGCACATCAAAACCTATGTTCTCTTTCAAAGAAGCACCCAAAGTAAATCCTAATCCTGCCCTGTTGTCCCTCGTACACaacacagaaggcaaaaaggGTACTGGAGCTGGTTTTGAGTCAGGACCTGAAGAAGACTACCTCAGTTTGGGAGCAGAAGCTTGCAATTTTATGCAGAGTCAAGCATCTAAACAAAAGACCCCTCCTCCTATTGCTCCAAAGCCTTCAGTCAAGGTCTCTCCTACTGCTGGTACCCCAGTTTCACCCGTTTGGtcacctccagctgcagctgctaaCAAGGCTCCTTCTTTCCCAGCTCCAGCCTCACCTCAGGCAGCGTACCCTGCGCCACTCAAATCCCCACAGTATCCTCATTCTCCTTCTGCCAATCCCCCAAATACTCTCAACCTCTCTGGTCCTTTCAAAGGGCCTCAGGCAACGCTAGCGAGTCCAAACCACACACCCAAGACACCAGTCACACCAAGTGCTGGAGAGACAAAGACGCCCTTTGAGATGCCACCAGCTATGAGTGGAAAAGGAGCACAACTATTTGCCAGAAGGCACTCTCGAATGGAGAAGTATGTGGTTGATTCAGAGACTGTGCAAGCAAACATGGCACGAGCCTCATCTCCAACTCCATCTTTACCAGCTTCTTGGAAATATTCATCTAATGTCCGAGCACCTCCACCTGTAGCTTACAATCCCATCCACAGCCCATCTTATCCTCTTGCTGCTACCAAACCTTCCTCTAAGTCTGCTGCTGCTACCAAAAATACCAAAAGAAAACCTAAGAAAGGTCTCAATGCTTTGGATGTTATGAAACATCAACCTTACCAACTTGATGcgtctttatttacttttcaacCTCCAAGTACTAAGGAAAGCCTAGCTGTTAAGCAGACATCAAAGTTGCCTACTTCAAAGCAAGCTCTGTCTTTACGACCACCTGGTGCTGGCTCTCCTACTAACGCCCGGGCATCTTCAGTATACTCCGTGCCAGCCTACAGTACACAGCCTTCATATCAGTCAAATGCCTCTACCCCAGTAAATGAGTCCTATTCACCTACAGGCTACTCTGCATTTTCTAAGCCGGAAACAACCACTTCCCCTTTGTTTACTGCTCCGAGGCCAaaattttcagcaaagaaagTTGGCGTCACTGCACAG GATCCTTATCCAGATTTCCTAGCTTTCAGAACACAAAACAAGTGGTTATAA